Proteins encoded in a region of the Rhodococcus sp. SBT000017 genome:
- a CDS encoding Glu/Leu/Phe/Val dehydrogenase, producing MPRDCAHERVVFCQDPDTGLRAIIAVHSTALGPALGGTRFYPYVSEQQALTDVLRLSRGMTYKAAVAGVDLGGGKAVIIGNPNAIKTPTLLGAYGRFVESLGGTYVTAGDVGTNSDDLDIIAEETAHVVGKNTTAGGTGDSGPQTALGVFLSLLAAAESTWGSDDLTGRRVGVEGAGKVGYNLVALLREAGAEVVVSDSYPPALDRIALDFPGVTVESDIIGADIDVYAPCAMGATLDASSVARLSASIVCGAANNQLLTPDVEAMLAARGIVWVPDYVANAGGLIQVEGELRGKDSEEVMATIGKIRDTVTGIFAIARAEGILLGAAADRLAEDRIAAARS from the coding sequence ATGCCGCGCGACTGCGCACACGAACGCGTCGTGTTCTGCCAGGACCCCGACACCGGTCTGCGCGCGATCATCGCGGTCCACTCCACAGCCCTCGGTCCGGCTCTCGGCGGAACTCGCTTCTACCCCTACGTTTCCGAGCAGCAAGCGTTGACCGACGTGCTGCGCCTCTCCCGCGGAATGACGTACAAGGCAGCCGTCGCGGGTGTCGATCTGGGCGGCGGCAAAGCAGTGATCATCGGCAACCCCAACGCCATCAAGACCCCGACGCTTCTGGGCGCGTACGGCCGGTTCGTCGAATCGCTCGGTGGCACCTACGTGACGGCAGGTGATGTGGGCACCAACAGCGACGATCTCGACATCATCGCCGAGGAGACGGCGCACGTCGTCGGCAAGAACACCACCGCGGGCGGCACCGGCGACAGCGGCCCCCAGACCGCGCTCGGCGTCTTTCTCTCACTCCTGGCCGCAGCCGAATCCACCTGGGGCTCGGACGATCTGACCGGCAGGCGCGTCGGCGTCGAGGGCGCGGGCAAGGTGGGCTACAACCTCGTCGCACTGCTGCGCGAGGCCGGTGCCGAGGTGGTCGTCAGCGACTCCTACCCGCCTGCCCTCGACCGCATCGCCCTGGACTTCCCCGGTGTCACCGTCGAATCCGACATCATCGGTGCCGACATCGACGTCTATGCGCCGTGCGCCATGGGTGCCACTCTCGATGCCTCGTCGGTGGCCCGGTTGTCGGCGTCCATCGTGTGCGGCGCAGCGAACAATCAACTCCTCACACCCGATGTCGAGGCCATGCTGGCTGCGCGCGGAATCGTCTGGGTACCCGACTACGTGGCCAACGCCGGCGGCCTGATTCAGGTGGAAGGCGAACTGCGCGGAAAGGATTCGGAAGAAGTGATGGCCACGATCGGCAAGATCCGCGACACCGTCACGGGCATCTTCGCCATCGCCCGCGCCGAGGGCATCCTGCTCGGCGCAGCAGCCGATCGCCTGGCCGAGGATCGAATCGCGGCTGCTCGCAGCTGA
- a CDS encoding NAD-dependent succinate-semialdehyde dehydrogenase, whose protein sequence is MSATDLISKLPTELWLGGVQSPSASGARFAVLNPATGEELTTVADATAADGITALDLAAEAQPGWAATPPRERAEILRRAFDLLQERAADFALLMTLEMGKSLAESHGEVKYGSEFLRWFGEEAVRIGGRFTPAPAGNGSILVTKSPVGPVLAITPWNFPLAMGTRKIGPALAAGCTVIVKPAEDTPLTMLLLGQVFADAGLPRGVLSILPASDAASVTGPLMDDPRLRKITFTGSTGVGKLLVRNSADRLLRTSMELGGNAPFIVFDDADVDAAVDGAMLAKMRNGGEACTAANRLYVANSVREEFTAKLTERIEALTVGPGDRDGTDIGPLINDKQRRTVMALVDDAVAKGARVRTGGTAPEGPGFFYAPTVLDRIPADANLLQDEIFGPVAAIIGFDTEDEAVAAANDTRYGLVAYFYTESLDRALRVSAALATGMVGVNRGAISDAAAPFGGVKESGFGREGGSEGIEEYLETKYIALR, encoded by the coding sequence ATGTCGGCTACCGACCTGATCTCGAAGCTGCCCACCGAACTGTGGCTCGGCGGCGTGCAGTCACCGTCGGCGTCGGGTGCACGATTCGCCGTGCTGAACCCGGCGACCGGCGAGGAGTTGACCACCGTCGCCGACGCCACCGCGGCCGATGGCATCACAGCGCTCGACCTTGCCGCCGAGGCGCAGCCGGGGTGGGCCGCGACGCCCCCTCGTGAGCGAGCCGAGATTCTGCGGCGCGCCTTCGACCTGCTGCAGGAGCGTGCTGCCGACTTCGCTCTGCTGATGACACTCGAAATGGGAAAGTCGTTGGCGGAGAGCCACGGTGAAGTGAAGTACGGCAGCGAATTCCTGCGCTGGTTCGGTGAGGAGGCCGTCCGAATCGGCGGCCGGTTCACCCCTGCCCCTGCGGGCAACGGCTCGATCCTGGTCACCAAGTCTCCGGTCGGCCCGGTCCTGGCGATCACCCCGTGGAACTTTCCGCTGGCCATGGGCACACGCAAGATCGGCCCGGCCCTGGCGGCGGGCTGCACCGTCATCGTCAAACCGGCCGAGGACACCCCACTGACGATGCTGCTCCTCGGGCAGGTGTTCGCCGACGCCGGGTTGCCCCGCGGCGTGCTGTCGATACTCCCGGCCTCCGACGCCGCGTCCGTCACCGGACCATTGATGGACGATCCGAGGCTGCGGAAGATCACGTTCACCGGTTCGACCGGAGTGGGAAAGTTGTTGGTGCGCAATTCAGCCGATCGACTACTGCGGACGTCGATGGAGCTCGGCGGCAACGCCCCGTTCATCGTGTTCGACGACGCAGACGTCGACGCCGCCGTCGACGGAGCGATGCTGGCCAAGATGCGCAACGGCGGCGAGGCGTGCACGGCAGCGAATCGGCTGTACGTTGCCAACTCGGTGCGCGAGGAATTCACCGCGAAGCTGACCGAGCGAATCGAGGCGTTGACCGTCGGTCCGGGTGACCGAGACGGCACCGATATCGGACCGCTCATCAACGACAAGCAGCGTCGAACGGTCATGGCACTGGTCGACGACGCCGTCGCGAAGGGAGCCCGGGTGCGCACCGGCGGAACCGCGCCCGAGGGACCCGGCTTCTTCTACGCGCCGACGGTGCTCGACCGAATCCCGGCCGACGCGAATCTGTTGCAGGACGAAATCTTCGGGCCCGTCGCGGCGATCATCGGATTCGACACCGAGGACGAGGCCGTCGCTGCAGCCAACGACACCCGATACGGGTTGGTGGCCTACTTCTACACCGAGAGCCTCGACCGAGCCCTTCGGGTGTCGGCAGCACTGGCCACCGGCATGGTCGGGGTCAATCGCGGTGCGATCTCCGACGCCGCAGCCCCGTTCGGTGGTGTGAAGGAATCGGGCTTCGGACGCGAGGGCGGGTCGGAAGGTATCGAGGAATACCTCGAGACCAAGTACATCGCGCTTCGGTAG